The following proteins are encoded in a genomic region of Lactiplantibacillus plantarum:
- a CDS encoding AraC family transcriptional regulator, whose protein sequence is MNIARFTPLRISSSEQEFILNFSLLEHDLIHFFKIRDFDHAISRINKFKEVHPINCIDAEILNQLLLGLIGSLTAASYTHNLNLNDFLKLRLYFFNFIKKSPCTSSTFWPLSNDIITTYFNLLDNFDFHVSYQNLSKQVALTAYYISAHPQELTNSHGVLHTLNLNNDYTQKLFKKELGFSINAYIQHIKLSEAKRLLLQRSYLSVKSHLYCTFMTPLRSQKHSKRL, encoded by the coding sequence ATGAACATTGCACGCTTTACTCCCTTGCGTATCTCATCATCCGAGCAAGAATTCATTTTAAATTTTTCATTATTGGAACATGATCTGATACACTTTTTTAAAATACGTGATTTCGATCACGCAATTAGTCGCATCAATAAATTCAAGGAAGTTCATCCTATAAATTGTATCGATGCAGAAATACTTAATCAACTTCTACTGGGCTTAATTGGTAGCTTAACAGCAGCTAGTTATACCCACAATCTCAACCTAAATGACTTCCTAAAATTGCGATTATATTTCTTTAATTTTATTAAAAAATCACCTTGTACATCATCGACATTTTGGCCATTAAGCAATGATATCATTACTACTTATTTCAATTTATTAGACAACTTCGACTTTCATGTTTCTTACCAGAATCTATCAAAACAAGTGGCTTTAACGGCTTATTACATCAGTGCCCATCCACAAGAACTTACTAACAGTCATGGAGTTCTGCATACTTTAAACTTGAACAATGATTACACCCAAAAACTGTTCAAAAAAGAACTAGGATTTTCAATTAATGCGTATATTCAGCATATTAAATTATCAGAAGCCAAGCGTTTGTTACTACAACGTAGCTATCTGTCGGTAAAATCGCATCTTTATTGCACTTTTATGACACCCCTACGTTCTCAAAAACATTCAAAAAGACTGTAG
- a CDS encoding lectin-like domain-containing protein, with translation MLKKDNFGEHKTHYKLYKCGKNWAIMGITLVSLGVGTVTMTRAAAADSEVTNDSASQHVTSISTDASKNQHTSSNVILTNDDKSVSASINQDASASVVNKAVSATSQENSSVQNTSQATSTSKQESSSAKNTSQATSTSNQEANSAKSINQATRTSNQESSSTKNTSQTTSTSNQEANSAKSINQATRTSNQESSSAKNTSQTTSTSSRKINSTKSQAQSLTTTTTGKAVRATSTSVKKYSTKTKVSYSTLLQQLRTSKALISDEAALTHVDKDNFLKYFSLNGSATYDAKTGIVTITPNQNNQVGNFSLTSKIDMNKSFTLTGQVNLGSNPNGADGIGFAFHSGNTTDVGNAGGNLGIGGLQDAIGFKLDTWFNSYQAPSSDKNGSEISSTNSNGFGWNGDSANAPYGTFVKTSNQEISTANGSKVQRWWAQDTGESQALSKADIDGNFHDFVVNYDGATRTLTVSYTQASGKVLAWKTTVASSYQAMAMVVSASTGAAKNLQQFKLTSFDFQEAATVNVKYVDTTGHQLAQGTANYPDGAYVNGRYTTKQLIIPNYRFIKMDDGSVTGTKSLDANGTLIQSGDNGTVIYVYVPEYMAIVKTVNETINYVDENGHALTTSYTANPIHILTVTNPVDGTTTTYYSTITTSIELDATTGRPVDSGWVLGNSQDFDAVTNPQIKGYTVTSTDAPNSDLQHVSAQTVTGDSGDLEFTVVYTKNVPIVATESKTVNETIHYVYTDGTTAHDDYVAQPITFTRTIFTDAVTGEKTYGGWSAAQQFAAVDSPAIKGYTPDQSKISTQTVTGDSSDLEFTIVYTKNAPTVTTESKTVNETIHYVYTDGTIAHDDYVAQPITFTRTVSTDAVTGEKTYGGWSAAQQFAAVDSPAIKGYTPDQSKISTQTVTGDSSDLEFTVVYKADSTSTKPVKPEQPTIPTTPTEPVKPGQPTTPTEPVKPGQPTTSTQPVKPGQLTTPAKPDQPMTSDKSVQTITIKFVGQRLPQTNETDQQHMTLSGLLLLAMSGLLGLLGMAKRQHKE, from the coding sequence ATGTTAAAAAAGGATAATTTTGGAGAGCATAAAACACACTATAAGCTTTATAAATGTGGAAAAAACTGGGCTATTATGGGGATTACGTTGGTTTCATTGGGGGTAGGTACTGTTACTATGACACGGGCCGCCGCAGCAGATTCCGAAGTGACGAACGATTCAGCATCTCAACATGTGACGAGCATCTCTACTGATGCGTCTAAAAATCAGCATACGTCTAGTAATGTGATTCTTACAAATGATGATAAAAGTGTTAGTGCATCAATTAATCAAGACGCTAGCGCGAGTGTTGTCAATAAGGCGGTCAGCGCAACTAGCCAAGAAAATAGTAGCGTTCAAAATACTAGTCAGGCAACCAGTACAAGCAAACAAGAATCCAGTAGTGCGAAAAATACTAGTCAGGCAACCAGTACAAGCAATCAAGAAGCTAACAGTGCCAAGAGTATTAATCAAGCGACCCGTACAAGCAATCAAGAATCCAGTAGTACGAAAAATACTAGTCAGACAACCAGTACAAGCAATCAAGAAGCTAACAGTGCCAAGAGTATTAATCAAGCGACCCGTACAAGCAATCAAGAATCCAGTAGTGCGAAAAATACTAGTCAGACAACCAGTACAAGTAGTCGGAAGATTAATAGCACTAAAAGCCAAGCCCAATCATTAACAACTACGACTACGGGCAAAGCGGTTCGTGCTACCTCGACTAGTGTTAAAAAGTACTCCACCAAGACAAAAGTGTCATATAGCACATTGTTACAGCAGCTTCGTACAAGTAAAGCGTTGATCTCTGATGAAGCGGCCTTGACTCATGTAGACAAGGACAATTTCCTAAAGTATTTTAGTTTGAACGGATCTGCAACATATGATGCCAAGACGGGAATTGTAACTATTACGCCCAATCAAAATAATCAAGTTGGTAATTTTTCATTAACCAGTAAGATTGATATGAATAAAAGCTTTACATTAACTGGTCAGGTAAATCTGGGGTCTAACCCGAATGGTGCGGATGGAATTGGGTTTGCTTTTCACAGTGGCAATACAACTGACGTGGGAAATGCTGGTGGTAATTTAGGTATTGGTGGATTGCAAGACGCTATCGGGTTCAAGCTAGACACATGGTTTAATAGCTACCAAGCACCATCATCAGATAAAAATGGGAGTGAAATCTCATCAACAAATTCTAATGGCTTTGGTTGGAATGGTGACTCAGCCAACGCACCATATGGCACCTTTGTCAAGACGAGTAACCAAGAAATTTCGACTGCGAATGGTTCTAAGGTACAGCGATGGTGGGCTCAAGATACAGGAGAGTCGCAGGCGTTAAGTAAAGCGGATATTGATGGTAACTTTCATGATTTTGTAGTTAACTATGATGGTGCTACAAGAACGTTAACCGTTAGTTATACGCAAGCTAGTGGTAAAGTATTAGCTTGGAAGACGACTGTTGCCAGTTCTTATCAAGCAATGGCCATGGTTGTCAGTGCATCAACTGGTGCAGCTAAAAATTTACAACAATTTAAGTTGACTAGCTTCGATTTTCAAGAAGCAGCGACTGTGAATGTAAAATATGTTGATACTACTGGACATCAGCTAGCTCAAGGAACAGCTAATTATCCAGATGGAGCGTATGTCAATGGTCGGTACACCACTAAACAATTAATAATTCCCAATTATAGATTTATTAAGATGGATGATGGCTCAGTTACCGGCACAAAAAGTTTAGATGCCAATGGAACCTTAATCCAATCGGGTGACAATGGTACTGTTATCTATGTATATGTGCCTGAATATATGGCTATTGTCAAGACAGTTAACGAAACTATTAATTATGTTGATGAAAATGGTCATGCGTTGACCACTAGCTACACCGCCAATCCCATCCATATATTGACCGTGACGAATCCGGTGGATGGAACGACGACAACCTACTATTCAACAATTACAACATCGATAGAACTAGATGCGACAACTGGTAGACCAGTCGATTCTGGATGGGTATTGGGTAATAGTCAAGATTTCGATGCAGTTACAAATCCACAAATCAAGGGCTATACAGTAACAAGTACTGATGCGCCTAATTCAGATTTGCAGCATGTGTCAGCGCAGACGGTTACTGGTGATTCTGGTGACCTTGAATTTACCGTCGTGTACACCAAGAATGTCCCAATCGTGGCAACGGAAAGTAAAACGGTCAATGAGACTATTCATTATGTTTATACGGATGGAACTACAGCCCACGATGACTATGTGGCCCAGCCCATCACGTTTACACGGACTATATTTACAGATGCTGTCACGGGTGAAAAGACATATGGGGGTTGGTCGGCAGCGCAACAATTTGCGGCCGTGGATAGTCCAGCAATTAAGGGCTACACACCAGATCAGAGCAAAATTAGTACGCAGACCGTTACTGGCGATTCCAGTGACCTTGAATTTACCATCGTGTACACCAAGAATGCTCCAACCGTGACAACGGAAAGTAAAACGGTCAATGAGACTATTCATTATGTTTATACGGATGGAACTATAGCCCATGATGATTATGTGGCCCAGCCCATCACGTTTACACGGACTGTATCTACAGATGCTGTCACGGGTGAAAAGACATATGGGGGTTGGTCGGCAGCGCAACAATTTGCGGCCGTGGATAGTCCAGCAATTAAGGGCTACACACCAGATCAGAGCAAAATTAGTACGCAGACCGTTACTGGTGATTCCAGTGACCTTGAATTTACGGTAGTTTATAAGGCTGATAGCACATCAACAAAACCGGTTAAACCAGAACAACCAACGATACCAACAACACCGACAGAACCGGTTAAACCAGGTCAACCAACAACACCGACAGAACCGGTTAAACCAGGTCAACCAACAAC